From the genome of Triticum aestivum cultivar Chinese Spring chromosome 3B, IWGSC CS RefSeq v2.1, whole genome shotgun sequence, one region includes:
- the LOC123069802 gene encoding F-box protein SKIP8, whose protein sequence is MDGFRALIAAGATAVCCVVCAIWAFRSPSPPPPKKQQPIPSGCCGCASCGCCANTTFPSANGEMAVGGEMNKAPAPAPATTGASMMEQLVPEITTHALSYLDCTSLCRLSMTNSAMRRAANDDGAWKALYHKDFTAEQDTITPPNGWKAYYAATKAIMNVNAEFYNIIREGSLPAMSHFWLNSDYVKCVHATGELFTGYNAVMNSWGLLFNWGQDGGQGTDFQLRDVRARVLADVAWVNMKVHVDVDPGPFHVTNVYEFRNGRWYMVHHHSSLMADPAPHNLFG, encoded by the exons ATGGACGGCTTCCGGGCCCTGATCGCCGCCGGGGCCACCGCCGTCTGCTGCGTCGTCTGCGCCATCTGGGCATTCCGCTCCCCTTCCCCCCCTCCCCCCAAGAAGCAGCAGCCCATTCCTTCAGGCTGCTGCGGCTGTGCTTCCTGTGGTTGCTGCGCCAATACCACTTTCCCCAGCGCCAACGGCGAGATGGCCGTCGGCGGGGAGATGAACAAGGCGCCGGCGCCAGCACCTGCAACGACGGGCGCCTCCATGATGGAGCAGCTCGTGCCTGAGATCACCACCCACGCGCTCAGCTACCTCGACTGTACTAGCCTCTGCCGCCTCTCGATGACCAACTCAGCCATGCGCCGTGCCGCCAACGACGATGGGGCTTGGAAGGCGCTCTACCACAAG GATTTTACAGCGGAGCAGGATACTATAACTCCACCTAACGGCTGGAAGGCATACTATGCAGCTACAAAGGCCATCATGAATGTGAATGCCGAGTTCTATAATATCATCAGGGAAGGATCCTTGCCAGCAATGAGTCACTTCTGGCTTAACTCAGACTATGTAAAATGTGTACATGCTACTGGAGAACTTTTTACAGG ATACAATGCAGTGATGAACAGCTGGGGCTTGTTATTCAACTGGGGCCAAGATGGAGGCCAGGGCACTGATTTTCAGCTACGGGATGTCAGAGCTCGTGTACTTGCTGATGTAGCATGGGTTAACATGAAGGTTCATGTCGATGTTGACCCAGGGCCGTTCCATGTGACCAATGTATACGAGTTCCGTAATGGCAGGTGGTATATGGTTCATCACCATAGCTCGCTCATGGCTGACCCGGCGCCACATAATCTGTTTGGCTGA